From a single Drosophila sulfurigaster albostrigata strain 15112-1811.04 chromosome 3, ASM2355843v2, whole genome shotgun sequence genomic region:
- the LOC133842531 gene encoding N-alpha-acetyltransferase 35, NatC auxiliary subunit homolog — translation MQGITTEQPTDFQAATAAAAAAAAAAAAAAATVSAMRTKSESRDLEREREGNSNSEQDEWSVSECGFNDPEVQRAMRGGSAAEDITQYPIHGWVDVTQEFHEACAELLPGELAQDMLFGLFEAMSAIEIMDPKMDVGMGFDKFDLPPPSFEAAVAMGAIKLDALEPAELIGVFDALFACLVSWLEGNSMDQVLFTCLYLHAPSQIQDKALRVFCIAVRNLIVVIKNIIILAAVNEEEDFQLYGNSALLGAEKAQPATIAGQLKDVEDELVRKCKKLPPAEDQNLMAVVHRLRFMRHLFQAIYQVELMASAESAEEAVNEIYKNLNVASELLPLIKRTIERGTQPVEGSEAPNPMGFSPRIHDRSQPPTFPRSIKIRERPASYQFLEEMVARFKYACKVIRHKDYYSALNFFIEYSRKSGHCILSRSVLQNLFSSSIRLAHGKQSMKRFLRHSVQAFNSPPVLNLKHPVASDPKVQQHLETFFRYCSNMNTFNQFIRLCGFNRARQRDKLAHLIENFDPLQVDAVRLDSLMNQLANERAMEGNELHATALKHSTHFSTWVLYNCFRAMLIYLMSGFELELYAVHEFLYIYWYPYEFLVGFLVSALTRTENILLAQEEYAEHQSKLQVNGGGGGAGGKNRKAAKPKKNKKQQRPYRQEIIYYHALLSLCGGMYKAMGALTKDGRVRLPMSKFDNEEIRYNRRFAPFVPLTSPPPVSYAEFKSIRDHMMLSSVEELYSVAAKHFDQARNVLESIQNPEQEILDLLQIARTNFVVMNVLARGHQKELKRQPEFDFSKHSYFPIIKLK, via the exons ATGCAAGGCATTACGACGGAGCAGCCTACGGACTTTCAGGCAGCCACTGCCGcggcagcagccgccgccgcagctgcagccgctgctgctgccacagttTCTGCAATGCGAACGAAATCAGAGTCAAGGGACTTGGAACGGGAGCGGGAGGGCAATAGCAATAGTGAACAAGACGAGTGGAGTGTCAGCGAATGTGGTTTCAATGATCCGGAGGTGCAGCGTGCCATGCGTGGCGGTAGCGCCGCCGAAGACATTACACAATACCCCATTCATGGCTGGGTTGATGTGACCCAAGAGTTCCACGAGGCGTGTGCCGAGCTGCTGCCCGGTGAATTGGCACAGGATATGCTCTTTGGGTTGTTCGAGGCCATGTCGGCTATTGAGATTATGGATCCTAAGATGGACGTAGGCATGGGCTTTGATAAGTTCGATTTGCCGCCGCCTTCCTTCGAGGCAGCCGTTGCG ATGGGAGCTATTAAGTTAGATGCCTTGGAGCCGGCGGAACTGATTGGTGTCTTTGATGCACTGTTTGCCTGCTTGGTTTCTTGGCTCGAGGGCAACTCCATGGATCAGGTGCTCTTCACCTGCTTGTATCTGCATGCTCCATCTCAGATACAGGATAAGGCACTGCGCGTCTTTTGCATTGCTGTGCGCAATCTTATTGTGGTCATCAAGAACATTATTATCTTAGCGGCCGTTAATGAGGAGGAAGACTTTCAATTGTACGGCAATTCGGCGCTGCTGGGAGCGGAAAAGGCACAACCCGCTACGATTGCCGGGCAGTTGAAGGACGTGGAGGATGAGCTAGTCCGCAAGTGCAAGAAGTTGCCACCGGCAGAGGATCAGAATTTAATGGCTGTGGTGCATAGATTACGCTTTATGCGGCATCTCTTCCAAGCTATCTACCAGGTGGAGCTGATGGCAAGTGCTGAGAGTGCCGAAGAGGCTGTTAATGAGATTTACAAGAACCTGAATGTGGCCTCCGAGTTGCTGCCGCTGATCAAGCGCACCATCGAGCGCGGCACGCAGCCTGTGGAGGGTT CTGAGGCACCCAATCCCATGGGCTTCTCGCCGCGCATACATGATCGCAGCCAGCCGCCAACGTTTCCGCGCAGCATCAAGATACGTGAGCGCCCAGCCAGCTATCAGTTTCTAGAGGAGATGGTTGCACGCTTTAAGTACGCCTGCAAAGTGATACGCCACAAGGATTACTACTCCGCCCTC AACTTCTTTATCGAATACAGTCGCAAGTCGGGGCACTGCATCCTCTCGCGTAGCGTGCTCCAAAACCTATTTAGCTCGAGTATTCGCTTGGCCCATGGCAAACAGTCGATGAAGCGCTTTTTGAGGCACTCGGTGCAGGCTTTCAATTCACCACCCGTGCTGAATTTGAAGCATCCGGTGGCCAGTGATCCCAAGGTGCAGCAGCATTTGGAAACCTTCTTTCGCTATTGCAGCAACATGAACACGTTTAATCAATTCATTCGGCTGTGCGGCTTTAATCGTGCCCGCCAACGCGATAAGTTGGCGCACTTGATTGAGAACTTCGACCCCCTGCAGGTAGACGCCGTGCGTTTGGACTCGCTGATGAATCAGCTCGCCAACGAACGGGCCATGGAGGGAAATGAACTGCATGCAACAGCACTCAAACACAGTACGCATTTCTCTACTTGGGTGCTGTACAATTGTTTCCGTGCCATGCTCATTTATTTGATGTCGGGATTCGAGTTGGAATTGTATGCTGTTCACGAGTTTCTCTACATTTATTGGTATCCCTATGAGTTTCTTGTGGGCTTCCTAGTATCGGCGCTCACACGCACCGAGAACATTCTCCTGGCCCAAGAGGAGTACGCCGAGCATCAGAGCAAGCTGCAGGTGAATGGTGGAGGCGGAGGTGCTGGTGGCAAGAATCGCAAAGCGGCCAAGCCTAAGAAGAACAAGAAACAACAGCGTCCATATCGCCAGGAAATTATCTACTATCATGCTCTGCTCAGTTTGTGCGGCGGTATGTACAAGGCAATGGGCGCCCTGACCAAAGACGGGCGTGTGCGTCTGCCCATGTCCAAGTTTGACAACGAGGAGATACGCTACAATCGTCGATTTGCTCCTTTCGTGCCTCTAACTAGCCCGCCGCCCGTTTCCTATGCGGAATTCAAGAGCATACGCGACCACATGATGCTCAGCAGCGTCGAGGAATTGTACAGCGTGGCCGCCAAACATTTCGATCAAGCGCGTAATGTACTCGAAAGCATACAGAACCCCGAACAGGAG ATTCTGGATCTGCTGCAAATAGCGCGCACCAACTTTGTGGTCATGAATGTGTTGGCTCGCGGTCATCAAAAGGAACTGAAACGTCAGCCGGAATTCGATTTCTCGAAGCACAGCTATTTCCCCATCATAAAACTGAAATAG